In Carassius carassius unplaced genomic scaffold, fCarCar2.1 SCAFFOLD_57, whole genome shotgun sequence, one genomic interval encodes:
- the LOC132137549 gene encoding coiled-coil domain-containing protein 106-like isoform X2 — MRVPEQSVDPESNPDASYPDTAPAASCESEKGVQASVDESPVNNLLKWIEALEQERDFLKHTLASICGKEKKKKMKKKKKKDTSSESDELNSSSSSSSSSLPSSSSEDERCSKKKSKKKITQKNRSRSAFYSSTVRAKCPDDVLKRYKKVLRAFKKEGSMTRAFIKVGVDRNTLALTAVVAEIQIISPEFYRSIPQFQPQQEKLFDFAPRCSEALTTEMKASITSGKKSGKLLPIKYKFR, encoded by the exons ATGAGGGTCCCCGAGCAGTCTGTGGATCCTGAAAGTAACCCAG ATGCCTCATACCCAGACACTGCACCTGCTGCAAGCTGTGAAAGTGAAAAGG GAGTCCAGGCATCTGTTGATGAATCACCAGTGAACAACCTTTTGAAATGGATAGAAGCATTAGAGCAAGAACGTGACTTTCTTAAGCACACTCTTGCATCCATCTGTG gcaaagaaaagaaaaagaagatgaagaagaagaagaagaaggacacTAGTAGTGAGAGTGATGAGTTAAACTCTTCGTCCTCTTCATCATCTTCCTCCCTCCCTTCATCTTCATCGGAAGATGAAAgatgcagcaaaaaaaaatcaaaaaagaaGATAACCCAAAAGAACAGGTCAAGATCTGCATTCTATAGTTCTACAGTAAGAG CCAAGTGTCCAGATGATGTTCTCAAGAGATACAAAAAAGTTCTCCGTGCGTTTAAAAAGGAAGGAAGCATGACAAGAGCATTCATAAAGGTCGGAGTGGACAGAAACACCCTTGCCCTCACTGCAGTTGTGGCTGAGATTCAAATTATCAGCCCAGAATTTTATCGCTCCATCCCTCAGTTCCAGCCTCAGCAAGAGAAGCTTTTTGATTTTGCCCCGAGGTGCTCAGAGGCCTTGACAACTGAGATGAAAGCCTCTATTACCTCAGGAAAAAAGAGTGGGAAACTCCTGCCAATTAAATACAAGTTtcgctaa
- the LOC132137549 gene encoding coiled-coil domain-containing protein 106-like isoform X3, with the protein MPHTQTLHLLQAVKVKRASVDESPVNNLLKWIEALEQERDFLKHTLASICGKEKKKKMKKKKKKDTSSESDELNSSSSSSSSSLPSSSSEDERCSKKKSKKKITQKNRSRSAFYSSTVRAKCPDDVLKRYKKVLRAFKKEGSMTRAFIKVGVDRNTLALTAVVAEIQIISPEFYRSIPQFQPQQEKLFDFAPRCSEALTTEMKASITSGKKSGKLLPIKYKFR; encoded by the exons ATGCCTCATACCCAGACACTGCACCTGCTGCAAGCTGTGAAAGTGAAAAGG GCATCTGTTGATGAATCACCAGTGAACAACCTTTTGAAATGGATAGAAGCATTAGAGCAAGAACGTGACTTTCTTAAGCACACTCTTGCATCCATCTGTG gcaaagaaaagaaaaagaagatgaagaagaagaagaagaaggacacTAGTAGTGAGAGTGATGAGTTAAACTCTTCGTCCTCTTCATCATCTTCCTCCCTCCCTTCATCTTCATCGGAAGATGAAAgatgcagcaaaaaaaaatcaaaaaagaaGATAACCCAAAAGAACAGGTCAAGATCTGCATTCTATAGTTCTACAGTAAGAG CCAAGTGTCCAGATGATGTTCTCAAGAGATACAAAAAAGTTCTCCGTGCGTTTAAAAAGGAAGGAAGCATGACAAGAGCATTCATAAAGGTCGGAGTGGACAGAAACACCCTTGCCCTCACTGCAGTTGTGGCTGAGATTCAAATTATCAGCCCAGAATTTTATCGCTCCATCCCTCAGTTCCAGCCTCAGCAAGAGAAGCTTTTTGATTTTGCCCCGAGGTGCTCAGAGGCCTTGACAACTGAGATGAAAGCCTCTATTACCTCAGGAAAAAAGAGTGGGAAACTCCTGCCAATTAAATACAAGTTtcgctaa
- the LOC132137549 gene encoding coiled-coil domain-containing protein 106-like isoform X1, translating into MRRMRVPEQSVDPESNPDASYPDTAPAASCESEKGVQASVDESPVNNLLKWIEALEQERDFLKHTLASICGKEKKKKMKKKKKKDTSSESDELNSSSSSSSSSLPSSSSEDERCSKKKSKKKITQKNRSRSAFYSSTVRAKCPDDVLKRYKKVLRAFKKEGSMTRAFIKVGVDRNTLALTAVVAEIQIISPEFYRSIPQFQPQQEKLFDFAPRCSEALTTEMKASITSGKKSGKLLPIKYKFR; encoded by the exons ATGAGGAGAATGAGGGTCCCCGAGCAGTCTGTGGATCCTGAAAGTAACCCAG ATGCCTCATACCCAGACACTGCACCTGCTGCAAGCTGTGAAAGTGAAAAGG GAGTCCAGGCATCTGTTGATGAATCACCAGTGAACAACCTTTTGAAATGGATAGAAGCATTAGAGCAAGAACGTGACTTTCTTAAGCACACTCTTGCATCCATCTGTG gcaaagaaaagaaaaagaagatgaagaagaagaagaagaaggacacTAGTAGTGAGAGTGATGAGTTAAACTCTTCGTCCTCTTCATCATCTTCCTCCCTCCCTTCATCTTCATCGGAAGATGAAAgatgcagcaaaaaaaaatcaaaaaagaaGATAACCCAAAAGAACAGGTCAAGATCTGCATTCTATAGTTCTACAGTAAGAG CCAAGTGTCCAGATGATGTTCTCAAGAGATACAAAAAAGTTCTCCGTGCGTTTAAAAAGGAAGGAAGCATGACAAGAGCATTCATAAAGGTCGGAGTGGACAGAAACACCCTTGCCCTCACTGCAGTTGTGGCTGAGATTCAAATTATCAGCCCAGAATTTTATCGCTCCATCCCTCAGTTCCAGCCTCAGCAAGAGAAGCTTTTTGATTTTGCCCCGAGGTGCTCAGAGGCCTTGACAACTGAGATGAAAGCCTCTATTACCTCAGGAAAAAAGAGTGGGAAACTCCTGCCAATTAAATACAAGTTtcgctaa